From the genome of Desulfobotulus mexicanus, one region includes:
- a CDS encoding DEAD/DEAH box helicase — protein sequence MWKSENQASDRAHRIGQQRPVTIYRLVTKNTVEEKIVKMHALKRDLADSFWKVRT from the coding sequence TCAGGCTTCAGACCGTGCCCACCGCATTGGTCAGCAGCGGCCCGTGACCATATACCGTCTGGTGACGAAGAACACGGTGGAGGAAAAGATTGTGAAAATGCATGCCCTCAAGCGGGATCTGGCGGACAGCTTCTGGAAGGTGCGGACATGA